From a region of the Desulfuromonas sp. KJ2020 genome:
- a CDS encoding rhomboid family intramembrane serine protease — protein MFLPIGDTPNPRSTPIMTYLLVGLNVAIFLLVSLPLTARSPDLADPMLLEYLRSLGLRGGISAQQVLAHMSAYDVFVYQYGYRPGDPSLVTLFTAMFLHGGWMHLAGNMLFLWIFGDNVEHRLGHLGFLLAYLVTGIAATLFFALFVPHSQVPLVGASGAISGVLGLYFLWFPRNQVKVFIFLFPFIMNTFLIPARLVLGFYLLADNLLPFLLSRGGEGGVAHGAHIGGFVAGVAIAWGIDRLPLWRSASSVKSASSHPDKAERSALPEQIADHLREGNPAWAAAKYFSLASRSDRLRVPSPVVLELGEYLLGSGAYPQALSLFRRFIGERPTDPQIARAYLGAGRAQLHIPRAVTSAYHYFLSALDTARNNEVADEARLHLRAIERLGEKD, from the coding sequence ATGTTTCTTCCCATTGGCGATACGCCCAATCCCCGCTCCACCCCCATCATGACCTACCTGCTTGTCGGGCTTAACGTGGCGATCTTTCTGCTGGTTTCCCTGCCGCTCACCGCTCGCAGCCCCGATCTGGCCGACCCCATGCTGCTCGAATACCTGCGCTCCCTCGGTCTGCGCGGCGGCATCTCGGCGCAGCAGGTCCTGGCGCATATGAGCGCCTACGATGTCTTTGTCTACCAGTACGGTTACCGCCCCGGCGATCCTTCCCTGGTCACCCTCTTTACGGCCATGTTCCTGCACGGAGGCTGGATGCATCTGGCCGGCAACATGCTCTTTCTATGGATTTTCGGCGACAATGTCGAACATCGCCTCGGCCATCTCGGCTTTCTGCTCGCCTATCTGGTCACCGGCATCGCCGCCACCCTATTCTTCGCCCTCTTCGTGCCCCATTCCCAGGTGCCCCTGGTGGGGGCCTCCGGCGCCATCTCCGGTGTGCTCGGTCTCTACTTTCTATGGTTCCCCCGTAACCAGGTCAAGGTTTTCATCTTTCTCTTCCCCTTCATCATGAACACCTTTCTCATTCCCGCCCGCCTGGTGCTCGGCTTCTATCTGCTGGCTGACAATCTGCTCCCCTTTCTGCTGTCCCGCGGCGGCGAGGGCGGCGTGGCCCATGGCGCTCACATCGGCGGTTTCGTTGCCGGGGTGGCCATCGCCTGGGGCATCGACCGCCTGCCTCTCTGGCGCTCCGCCTCTTCGGTAAAGTCAGCGTCGTCCCACCCGGATAAAGCCGAGCGCTCGGCCCTGCCAGAACAGATCGCCGACCATCTGCGCGAAGGCAACCCGGCCTGGGCGGCGGCCAAATACTTCTCTCTGGCCAGCCGGTCCGACCGCCTGCGGGTGCCGTCGCCGGTGGTGCTTGAGCTGGGCGAATATCTTCTGGGCAGCGGCGCCTATCCCCAGGCCCTTTCCCTCTTTCGGCGCTTCATCGGCGAGCGTCCCACCGATCCGCAGATCGCCCGGGCCTATCTGGGGGCCGGCCGGGCTCAGCTGCATATCCCCCGGGCCGTCACCAGCGCCTACCATTACTTTCTCTCGGCGCTCGATACGGCCCGCAACAATGAGGTCGCTGACGAAGCGCGTCTGCACCTGCGTGCCATCGAGCGCTTGGGCGAAAAAGACTAG
- the ablA gene encoding lysine 2,3-aminomutase yields MPIYSAAQQEIAEKISSHNVTLKNWRDWRWQLKHSIQDIDTVETLLGIRFDPKKRKALEMTVKKFPLSITPYYLSLINTDDHENDPVFKQAFPSARELEIEKHDMADPLSEDKDSPVPGVTHRYPDRVLLQVSNVCSMYCRHCTRKRKVGDRDSIPGREDILKGIDYVRQHPEIRDVLLSGGDPLMLSDDYLDWILTEVRRIPHVQVIRIGTRMPVVLPYRITPELVERLKKHQPLWLNTHFNHPREINASAKEALRLLADAGIPLGNQSVLLAGVNDCQRIMKSLVHKLVENRVRPYYLYQCDLAEGLSHFRTPVGKGIEIMESLRGHTSGFAVPTYVIDAPGGGGKIPMNPNYLISLSTNKVVLRNYEGVITTYQEPEKYESIFCNRKCDECHLDLKLEDSTECAAVGIERLLSDWDRTISLTPEDNDRMERRTHD; encoded by the coding sequence GTGCCCATCTACTCGGCCGCACAGCAGGAAATCGCAGAAAAAATCAGTTCACATAATGTCACTCTCAAAAACTGGCGGGACTGGCGCTGGCAGCTTAAACATTCCATCCAGGATATCGATACGGTAGAAACGCTGCTGGGGATTCGTTTCGATCCGAAAAAACGCAAAGCCCTCGAAATGACCGTGAAAAAATTCCCCCTCTCCATCACCCCCTACTACCTGTCTCTCATCAATACCGACGACCACGAAAACGACCCCGTCTTCAAGCAGGCCTTCCCCAGTGCCCGTGAGCTGGAAATCGAGAAGCACGACATGGCCGATCCGCTCTCCGAGGACAAGGACAGCCCTGTTCCCGGCGTCACCCACCGCTATCCCGACCGGGTGCTGCTGCAGGTCAGCAATGTCTGTTCCATGTACTGTCGCCACTGCACCCGCAAGCGCAAGGTGGGCGACCGCGATTCCATCCCCGGTCGTGAGGATATCCTCAAGGGGATCGACTACGTCCGCCAGCATCCGGAAATCCGCGACGTGCTCCTCTCCGGCGGCGACCCGCTCATGCTCTCCGACGACTACCTCGACTGGATTCTCACCGAGGTGCGCCGCATCCCGCACGTGCAGGTCATCCGCATCGGCACCCGCATGCCGGTCGTGCTGCCTTACCGCATCACCCCCGAGCTGGTGGAGCGTCTGAAAAAGCACCAGCCGCTGTGGCTCAACACCCACTTCAACCACCCGCGCGAGATCAACGCCTCTGCCAAGGAAGCCCTGCGCCTGCTGGCCGACGCCGGCATCCCCCTGGGCAACCAGTCGGTGCTGCTGGCCGGGGTCAACGACTGCCAGCGCATCATGAAATCGCTGGTGCACAAGCTCGTGGAAAACCGCGTGCGCCCCTATTACCTCTACCAGTGTGATCTGGCCGAAGGGCTCTCTCACTTCCGCACCCCTGTCGGCAAGGGGATCGAGATCATGGAGAGTCTGCGCGGCCATACCAGCGGCTTCGCCGTGCCGACCTATGTCATCGACGCCCCGGGCGGCGGCGGCAAAATCCCCATGAATCCCAACTACCTCATTTCCCTGTCCACCAACAAGGTGGTGCTGCGCAACTACGAAGGGGTCATCACCACCTATCAGGAACCGGAAAAGTACGAGTCCATCTTCTGCAACCGCAAGTGCGACGAGTGCCACCTCGACCTCAAACTGGAGGATTCCACCGAGTGCGCCGCCGTTGGCATAGAGCGGCTGCTCTCCGATTGGGATCGCACGATTTCTCTTACGCCTGAAGACAACGACCGCATGGAGCGACGTACGCATGACTGA
- the ablB gene encoding putative beta-lysine N-acetyltransferase gives MTDIIEQFGQSTIQHGPHSNRAYLMSLAADDLPRLVPYLDQLAQEQAYTKVFAKVPEAALEPFRKSGYEAEAEIPEFYRGEGHVYFMGKYFCPERQQEQKPDLVESALQAAQSRQGHQADLALPDAMTCRLAEPADALAMADVYRQVFATYPFPIHDPGYLRETMESHVDYLGIWDKEQLVALASAEKDVRGQNAEMTDFATLPDYRGQGLAGHLLERLEEVASERGIQTAYTIARAYSHGMNITFARGGYTYSGTLTHNTQISGELESMNVWYKPLAG, from the coding sequence ATGACTGATATTATCGAGCAGTTTGGACAATCGACCATCCAGCACGGCCCCCACAGCAACCGGGCCTACCTGATGAGCCTGGCGGCCGATGACCTGCCCCGGCTGGTTCCCTATCTCGATCAGCTGGCCCAGGAGCAAGCCTACACCAAGGTCTTCGCCAAGGTGCCGGAGGCCGCCCTCGAGCCCTTCCGAAAGAGCGGCTACGAGGCCGAAGCCGAAATCCCCGAATTCTACCGGGGGGAAGGACACGTCTATTTCATGGGCAAGTATTTCTGCCCCGAACGGCAGCAGGAGCAGAAGCCCGACCTGGTCGAGAGCGCCCTGCAGGCCGCCCAGTCCCGGCAGGGGCATCAGGCCGACCTCGCGCTGCCTGATGCCATGACCTGCCGTCTGGCCGAACCCGCCGACGCCCTGGCCATGGCCGACGTCTACCGGCAGGTCTTCGCCACCTATCCCTTTCCCATTCATGACCCCGGTTATCTGCGCGAGACCATGGAGAGTCACGTGGACTACCTGGGCATCTGGGATAAGGAGCAGCTCGTCGCCCTGGCCTCGGCCGAAAAGGACGTGCGGGGCCAGAACGCCGAGATGACCGACTTCGCAACCCTCCCCGACTACCGGGGGCAGGGGCTGGCCGGCCATCTGCTGGAGCGTCTCGAAGAGGTCGCCTCCGAGCGCGGCATCCAGACCGCCTACACCATCGCCCGCGCCTACAGCCACGGCATGAACATCACCTTCGCCCGCGGTGGCTACACCTACAGCGGCACCCTCACCCACAACACGCAGATCTCCGGCGAGCTCGAAAGCATGAACGTGTGGTACAAGCCGCTGGCCGGCTGA
- a CDS encoding FadR/GntR family transcriptional regulator, whose protein sequence is MNSLFTPIRPRRIAEEIIEQIKELIARGELGPGERIPSERDLASLLGVSRPSVREAITVLEAMGFLESRQGGGTYVRSLAQTSLADPLSALVGEKDPQMLHALVEVRMGLESWSAYLAAQRARPDELDRMRILLEEMEGQAPSGGWDPELDSQFHYAITASTHNTLQVHVLDTIHSLFHATVHVALMEFYRKEGYIDILKKQHRDVYKAIAAGDPEGARQAMMTHLVMVEEKMAELLQNS, encoded by the coding sequence ATGAACTCACTCTTTACTCCCATTCGTCCTCGCCGGATTGCCGAGGAGATTATCGAGCAGATCAAGGAACTGATTGCCAGGGGAGAGCTGGGTCCGGGAGAACGTATCCCCTCTGAACGGGATCTGGCCTCTCTGCTGGGGGTCAGCCGCCCTTCAGTCCGCGAGGCGATCACCGTGCTCGAGGCCATGGGTTTTCTGGAATCCCGCCAGGGCGGCGGCACCTACGTGCGCTCTTTGGCGCAGACTTCCCTGGCCGATCCCCTCTCCGCGCTGGTCGGGGAAAAAGATCCCCAGATGCTCCATGCCCTTGTGGAAGTCCGCATGGGACTGGAGAGCTGGTCGGCTTACCTGGCGGCGCAGCGCGCGCGCCCCGACGAGCTGGACCGGATGAGGATACTGCTGGAAGAGATGGAGGGACAGGCCCCGAGCGGCGGCTGGGATCCCGAACTCGATTCGCAGTTTCACTATGCGATTACGGCGTCCACCCACAATACCCTGCAGGTGCATGTCCTCGACACCATTCATTCCCTCTTTCATGCCACCGTGCATGTGGCCCTGATGGAGTTCTACCGGAAAGAGGGCTATATCGACATTCTCAAAAAGCAGCATCGGGACGTGTACAAGGCCATCGCTGCCGGCGACCCCGAAGGAGCCCGACAGGCCATGATGACGCACCTCGTCATGGTCGAAGAGAAAATGGCCGAACTCCTCCAGAATTCCTGA
- a CDS encoding heterodisulfide reductase-related iron-sulfur binding cluster translates to MSHTDSLGNFRPKDAPDYEDVLQCMRCGFCLPTCPTYALTGRERSSPRGRVALARAVAEKKLEFTGAVKEEAFFCLDCRACTTACPSGVKAGEVMEVCRSQSHDFYPLGAIGKTFREFILQRMLVSPDLLEHAMLPTRLYQRLGLQWLVRHLGVLKLGPGWMAKAEGMLPSLEKPLRSQLPEVIPAQGEKRGRVGFFLGCVMTLLYPQVSRQTVRVLAHQGYEVVTPRATKCCGAPHLSEGDRQTARELALFNLELFLAQDVDWIVTDCAGCGAALKEYEEILAEDADHHRLALFRAKVRDISEFLAAEGLRTEGLREVRRAVTYHEPCHLCHAQGISSQPRQLLKSVPGLELREMAESSWCCGSAATWGLKYSEESRQVLDRKLQNVAATQAEILVTANPGCHLQLAWGVRQADMPQEVRHLMEILGEAIPD, encoded by the coding sequence GTGTCTCACACTGACAGCCTCGGCAACTTCCGTCCCAAGGACGCTCCGGACTACGAAGACGTTCTGCAGTGCATGCGCTGCGGCTTCTGCCTGCCTACCTGTCCGACCTACGCCCTCACCGGCCGGGAGCGTTCCAGCCCCCGCGGGCGGGTGGCCCTGGCCCGCGCCGTGGCCGAGAAGAAACTCGAATTTACCGGCGCCGTCAAGGAAGAGGCCTTCTTCTGCCTGGATTGCCGCGCCTGCACCACGGCCTGCCCTTCCGGCGTAAAGGCGGGGGAAGTCATGGAGGTCTGTCGCAGTCAGTCCCATGACTTCTATCCTCTGGGCGCTATCGGCAAGACCTTTCGCGAGTTCATTCTGCAGCGCATGCTGGTATCCCCCGATCTTCTCGAACATGCCATGCTGCCCACGCGGCTGTACCAGCGTCTCGGCCTGCAGTGGCTCGTGCGCCATCTGGGCGTCCTCAAGCTCGGCCCGGGCTGGATGGCCAAGGCCGAAGGGATGTTGCCCTCGCTGGAGAAGCCGCTGCGCTCCCAGCTGCCGGAAGTGATCCCGGCCCAAGGGGAAAAACGCGGGCGGGTTGGCTTCTTTCTCGGCTGCGTCATGACCCTGCTCTACCCCCAGGTTTCCCGGCAGACCGTGCGGGTGCTCGCCCACCAGGGGTATGAGGTGGTCACCCCCAGGGCGACCAAATGCTGCGGGGCTCCCCACCTCTCCGAAGGCGATCGGCAGACCGCCCGGGAGCTGGCCCTGTTCAATCTCGAGCTCTTCCTCGCGCAGGACGTCGACTGGATCGTCACCGACTGCGCCGGCTGCGGCGCCGCCCTGAAGGAATATGAGGAGATCCTGGCGGAGGACGCCGATCACCATCGGCTCGCGCTCTTCCGCGCCAAGGTCCGGGACATCTCCGAATTTCTGGCAGCCGAGGGCCTGCGCACCGAGGGGTTGAGGGAGGTGCGCCGTGCGGTGACCTATCATGAACCCTGCCACCTCTGCCACGCCCAGGGGATCTCCAGCCAGCCCCGACAGCTGCTCAAATCCGTTCCCGGCCTGGAGCTGCGAGAGATGGCGGAGTCCAGCTGGTGCTGCGGCTCGGCCGCCACCTGGGGCCTGAAGTACAGTGAGGAGAGCCGCCAGGTGCTGGACCGCAAGCTCCAGAATGTGGCGGCGACGCAGGCCGAGATTCTGGTCACCGCCAATCCGGGCTGCCACCTGCAGCTCGCCTGGGGAGTGCGCCAGGCCGACATGCCACAAGAGGTGCGACACCTCATGGAAATTTTGGGGGAAGCGATTCCGGACTGA
- a CDS encoding FAD-binding oxidoreductase has protein sequence MISQTAIKHLQEKLGEKNVLHEKEDLLVLGYDSTPGVHHLPEVVVYPTSTEQVLAAMEIAAREGLPLVPRGSGTGLSGGSVPVRGGMVLTLTRMNRILEIDEENLTATVEPGVITLDLFNAVAAKGLFYPPDPGSQKISTIGGNVAENAGGLRGLKYGVTRDYVMGLKGILPDRSLITTGGKSVKDVAGYGFKDLLVGSEGTLGIITEVTVKLVPPPRDKRTFLAYFNDVRTAGEAVSRIIAARIIPSTMEIMDRETINCVEDYVKIGLPRQMAALLLIEVDGHPAPVAEEAAEVRRVLEQVKAAEIHVAETAEQAASLAAARRTALSALARVSPTTLLEDATVPRSRLAETFGEIERLAAKFKLKVGTFGHAGDGNLHPTVLCDERNHDEMARAHAFYNELYEKVLDWGGTVSGEHGIGLAKKEYLARQIGAGGVRVMKRIKQSFDPEGLLNPGKIFEDHDPEAEQHLEEGFRVSH, from the coding sequence ATGATTTCCCAGACTGCGATCAAGCACCTCCAGGAAAAACTGGGCGAGAAGAACGTGCTCCACGAAAAGGAGGACCTGCTGGTCCTCGGCTATGATTCGACCCCCGGGGTCCATCACCTCCCGGAAGTCGTCGTCTATCCCACCAGCACCGAACAGGTGCTGGCCGCCATGGAGATCGCCGCCCGCGAAGGCCTGCCCCTGGTTCCCCGAGGTTCGGGCACCGGCCTGTCGGGAGGGAGCGTCCCCGTGCGGGGCGGCATGGTGCTGACCCTGACCCGCATGAACCGGATTCTGGAGATCGACGAGGAGAACCTCACGGCCACCGTCGAGCCGGGGGTAATCACCCTCGATCTTTTCAATGCTGTCGCCGCCAAAGGCCTCTTCTACCCGCCGGATCCCGGCTCGCAGAAGATCTCCACCATCGGCGGCAATGTGGCGGAGAACGCCGGCGGCCTGCGCGGCCTCAAGTACGGGGTGACGCGGGATTACGTCATGGGTCTCAAGGGGATTCTGCCGGACCGGAGCCTCATCACCACGGGCGGCAAGAGCGTCAAGGACGTGGCGGGCTACGGGTTCAAGGATCTGCTGGTCGGCAGCGAAGGGACCCTGGGGATCATCACCGAAGTGACCGTCAAGCTCGTGCCGCCCCCGCGCGACAAGCGCACCTTTCTCGCCTACTTCAACGACGTGCGCACCGCCGGCGAGGCGGTCTCCCGCATCATCGCCGCCCGCATCATCCCCTCGACCATGGAGATCATGGACCGGGAGACCATCAATTGCGTGGAGGACTACGTCAAGATCGGCCTGCCCCGACAGATGGCGGCCCTGCTCCTCATCGAGGTCGACGGTCACCCCGCCCCCGTGGCCGAGGAGGCGGCGGAAGTGCGGCGCGTACTCGAACAGGTAAAAGCGGCCGAGATCCACGTCGCCGAAACAGCCGAGCAGGCAGCCAGCCTCGCGGCGGCGCGCCGCACCGCCCTGTCGGCCCTGGCCCGGGTCTCCCCCACGACCCTGCTGGAGGATGCCACCGTGCCGCGCTCGCGCCTGGCCGAGACCTTCGGCGAAATCGAGCGGCTGGCGGCCAAGTTCAAGCTGAAGGTCGGTACCTTCGGGCACGCCGGCGATGGCAACCTGCACCCGACGGTGCTGTGCGACGAGCGCAACCACGACGAGATGGCGCGGGCCCACGCCTTCTACAATGAGCTTTATGAAAAAGTGCTCGACTGGGGGGGGACCGTTTCCGGCGAACACGGCATCGGCCTGGCCAAGAAGGAATATCTGGCCCGTCAGATCGGCGCCGGCGGCGTCAGGGTCATGAAGCGCATCAAGCAGTCCTTCGACCCCGAAGGCCTGCTCAACCCGGGCAAGATCTTCGAGGACCACGACCCCGAGGCCGAACAGCATCTGGAGGAGGGATTCCGTGTCTCACACTGA
- a CDS encoding universal stress protein, translating into MLPEIKTILYATGLGPGAPHVFRYAIKEAEKHGARLVVLHVLEPLNPFGQHLVELHISHEQRQQIQDQARDHARSKIEERIRRLCEKEVCHATGGEDLVDDILVREGQPHLEIVACAREIKADLIIIGSHRHSALGESMLGHTANRVVHRSEIPVLLVRIPDGYHEAGF; encoded by the coding sequence ATGCTACCGGAAATCAAGACGATTCTCTATGCCACCGGCCTCGGACCCGGCGCCCCCCACGTCTTTCGCTACGCCATAAAAGAGGCGGAAAAGCATGGGGCCAGGCTGGTGGTTCTGCACGTGCTGGAACCTTTGAACCCTTTTGGCCAGCATCTGGTGGAACTGCATATCAGCCATGAACAGCGGCAGCAGATTCAGGACCAGGCCCGCGATCACGCCCGCTCGAAAATCGAGGAGCGCATACGGCGACTCTGCGAGAAGGAAGTCTGTCATGCCACCGGCGGCGAGGATCTGGTCGACGACATCCTGGTGCGCGAAGGGCAGCCCCACCTGGAGATCGTCGCCTGCGCCCGGGAGATCAAGGCCGACCTGATTATCATCGGCTCCCACCGTCACAGCGCCCTGGGGGAGTCCATGCTGGGGCACACCGCCAACCGGGTGGTGCATCGTTCGGAAATCCCGGTGCTGCTGGTGCGCATCCCCGACGGTTACCACGAAGCGGGTTTCTGA